The Pantoea sp. At-9b genome includes a window with the following:
- a CDS encoding protealysin inhibitor emfourin has protein sequence MNIPPLTDDAIIELAREGGLAFMPRLRGERRFALAQLPEPQKQRVCTVLEQAMPLGEPEDQAANLGRGDQRYFRLQISYATHQQSGTIVILIPEQVAPPELEALWRDGEQA, from the coding sequence GTGAACATTCCTCCGCTCACCGATGATGCGATTATTGAGCTGGCACGTGAGGGCGGGCTGGCATTTATGCCACGTTTGCGTGGCGAGCGACGTTTTGCGCTGGCGCAGTTGCCAGAACCGCAAAAACAGCGGGTATGTACCGTACTTGAACAGGCCATGCCGCTGGGTGAACCGGAAGATCAGGCCGCCAATCTCGGGCGCGGCGATCAGCGCTACTTCCGCCTGCAAATCAGCTATGCCACGCATCAGCAGTCAGGAACGATTGTGATACTGATTCCGGAACAGGTTGCGCCCCCTGAGCTGGAAGCCCTGTGGCGCGATGGCGAGCAGGCATAA
- a CDS encoding glucose/quinate/shikimate family membrane-bound PQQ-dependent dehydrogenase yields the protein MAENSARPCKGLSIWSVLLGLVLLAVGLFFVIGGGKLVSLGGSWYFLISGIVMLLSAIQFFRRKSSAVTLFILVFVGTLIWALVDAGWVFWPLVSRLMVPAGLMFLAFVTWPALRKAEGKTSLAKLSYVLSAVLAVGMVATFVQMFQPHPTVAFEGKELPLIPVDKAKQQKDWDNYGNTPGGNRFVALDQITRDNVKDLQVAWTFHTGDTPISPGGNGAEDQETPLQVGNTLYLCTPHNNVIAVAADTGKQIWKREVNAQSQVWNRCRGLAYFDATKPLTQPTQPGSTPVTPVTLAAGDTCQRRILMNTIDARLIAINADNGEFCEDFGNHGVVDLKTGLGNAPDPQYQLTSAPALAGTTVVVGGRVADNVQTDMPGGVLRGFDVITGQMRWAFDPGNVDPNAVLMPGKDYTRSTPNSWAPMSYDPDMNTVFLPMGSSSVDLYGADRTKLDHTYGASILALDATTGKQKWVYQTVHNDLWDFDLPMQPSLVDFPMKDGTTKPAVVIGAKTGMIWVLDRLTGKPLTKVEELPMPQGHIPNEQYTKTQPHSVEMPNIGNQTLKESDMWGATPFDQLMCRISFKSMRYNGLFTVPDTDVSLSFPGSLGGMNWGSISFDPNNQYMFVNDMRLGLWVQMIPQDTSKSAASNGGESVNTGMGAVPLKGTPYAVNKNRFMSPLGIPCQAPPFGTMSAIDMKTRKIVWQVPVGTVQDTGPFGIKMHAQMPIGMPTLGGSLATQGGLVFFAGTQDYYLRAFDSSTGKEVWKARLPVGSQGGPISYVSPKTGKQYILISAGGARQSPDRGDYVIAYALP from the coding sequence ATGGCAGAAAATTCCGCTCGCCCCTGTAAAGGGTTGAGCATCTGGTCTGTATTGTTAGGACTGGTCCTGTTGGCCGTTGGCCTGTTCTTCGTCATCGGTGGTGGTAAGCTGGTCTCCCTTGGCGGCAGCTGGTACTTCCTGATCAGCGGTATTGTTATGCTGCTGTCGGCGATTCAGTTCTTCCGTCGTAAATCCTCAGCAGTCACCCTGTTTATCCTGGTCTTTGTCGGCACCCTGATTTGGGCGCTGGTAGACGCGGGTTGGGTATTCTGGCCGCTGGTTTCTCGTCTGATGGTGCCTGCGGGCCTGATGTTCCTGGCCTTCGTAACCTGGCCTGCCCTGCGTAAAGCAGAAGGCAAAACCTCTCTGGCAAAACTGTCTTACGTCCTCTCTGCGGTGCTTGCCGTCGGTATGGTGGCGACGTTTGTCCAGATGTTCCAGCCGCACCCAACCGTGGCGTTTGAAGGCAAAGAGTTGCCGTTGATTCCGGTCGATAAAGCGAAGCAGCAGAAAGACTGGGACAACTACGGCAACACCCCGGGCGGTAACCGCTTTGTGGCGCTGGACCAGATCACCCGTGACAACGTGAAAGACCTGCAAGTGGCCTGGACGTTCCACACTGGTGATACCCCAATCAGCCCCGGCGGAAACGGTGCGGAAGATCAGGAAACTCCGTTGCAGGTGGGTAACACCCTGTACCTGTGTACGCCGCATAACAACGTGATCGCTGTTGCCGCCGATACCGGTAAGCAGATCTGGAAACGTGAAGTTAACGCCCAGTCTCAGGTATGGAACCGCTGCCGTGGTCTGGCGTACTTTGACGCGACCAAACCTCTGACGCAACCAACTCAGCCTGGCTCTACCCCGGTGACCCCGGTCACGCTGGCTGCCGGTGATACCTGTCAGCGTCGTATTCTGATGAACACCATCGATGCGCGCCTGATCGCTATCAACGCTGACAATGGCGAATTCTGTGAAGACTTTGGCAACCACGGTGTGGTGGATCTGAAAACCGGTCTCGGTAATGCGCCAGACCCGCAATATCAGCTGACCTCTGCGCCTGCTCTGGCAGGTACCACCGTCGTGGTGGGTGGCCGTGTTGCGGATAACGTGCAGACCGACATGCCGGGCGGCGTACTGCGTGGCTTCGACGTCATCACGGGCCAGATGCGCTGGGCGTTTGACCCAGGCAACGTGGACCCGAATGCTGTGCTGATGCCGGGCAAAGACTACACCCGTAGTACCCCGAACTCCTGGGCACCGATGTCCTACGATCCGGACATGAACACGGTGTTCCTGCCGATGGGTAGCTCGTCTGTTGACCTGTATGGTGCTGATCGTACCAAACTGGATCACACCTACGGAGCATCAATCCTCGCGCTGGATGCCACCACCGGTAAACAGAAGTGGGTTTATCAGACCGTGCATAACGATCTGTGGGACTTCGACCTGCCGATGCAGCCGAGCCTGGTTGACTTCCCGATGAAGGATGGTACCACTAAGCCTGCGGTCGTTATCGGTGCGAAAACCGGTATGATCTGGGTGCTGGACCGTCTGACCGGTAAGCCTTTGACCAAAGTTGAAGAGCTGCCGATGCCGCAGGGCCACATCCCGAACGAGCAGTACACCAAAACGCAGCCGCATTCGGTGGAAATGCCGAACATCGGCAACCAGACCCTGAAAGAGTCTGATATGTGGGGTGCTACGCCGTTCGACCAACTGATGTGCCGTATCAGCTTCAAATCGATGCGTTACAACGGTCTGTTCACTGTGCCGGATACGGATGTTTCCCTCAGCTTCCCGGGTTCACTGGGTGGTATGAACTGGGGCAGCATCTCGTTTGACCCGAACAACCAATACATGTTCGTCAACGATATGCGTCTGGGTCTGTGGGTGCAGATGATCCCGCAAGACACCAGCAAATCAGCCGCCAGCAATGGTGGTGAATCGGTGAACACCGGTATGGGCGCGGTGCCGCTGAAAGGCACGCCGTATGCTGTCAACAAAAACCGCTTTATGTCGCCGCTGGGTATCCCGTGCCAGGCTCCGCCGTTCGGTACCATGTCCGCGATTGATATGAAGACCCGTAAAATCGTCTGGCAGGTACCGGTAGGTACGGTGCAGGATACCGGTCCGTTCGGTATTAAGATGCACGCACAGATGCCAATTGGCATGCCGACGCTGGGTGGCTCTCTGGCAACGCAGGGTGGCCTGGTATTCTTCGCCGGTACTCAGGATTACTACCTGCGTGCGTTTGACAGCTCAACCGGTAAAGAAGTGTGGAAAGCCCGTCTGCCAGTGGGTAGCCAGGGTGGCCCGATCAGCTACGTGTCGCCGAAAACGGGCAAACAGTACATCCTGATCTCCGCAGGCGGTGCTCGTCAGTCTCCGGACCGTGGTGATTACGTGATCGCCTACGCTCTGCCGTAA
- a CDS encoding zinc ribbon domain-containing protein, with protein sequence MNAHCPNCQQALTHVTEGFDCPHCGSHFDQIAICPDCHQPLQVLKACGAVDYFCQHGDGLISKTRVTFIPDVVKS encoded by the coding sequence ATGAATGCTCATTGTCCCAACTGTCAGCAAGCCCTGACGCATGTAACAGAAGGTTTTGACTGCCCGCATTGTGGCAGCCATTTTGACCAGATCGCCATCTGCCCGGATTGCCATCAACCGTTGCAGGTGCTGAAAGCCTGTGGCGCAGTGGATTATTTTTGCCAGCACGGTGACGGATTGATTTCGAAAACGCGGGTGACGTTTATCCCCGATGTTGTCAAATCGTAG
- the der gene encoding ribosome biogenesis GTPase Der: MVPVVALVGRPNVGKSTLFNRLTRTRDALVADFPGLTRDRKYGRAEVEGREFIVIDTGGIDGTEEGVENRMAEQSLLAIEEADVVLFLVDARAGVMPADQQIANHLRSRQKATFLVANKTDGLDPEAAVLDFYALGLGEIHAIAASHGRGVTSLLETALLPWMDEVAPLEVSEEDENEAYWAALAAEENGEELEEEEEDDFDPTTLPIKLAIVGRPNVGKSTLTNRILGEDRVVVYDMPGTTRDSIYIPMERDDREYILIDTAGVRKRGKITDTVEKFSVIKTLQAIEDANVVMLVIDARAGISDQDLSLLGFILNSGRSLVIVVNKWDGLSQEVKDEVKETLDFRLGFIDFARVHFISALHGSGVGNLFESVTEAYDCSTKRVNTSMLTRIMNMAAEDHQPPLVRGRRVKLKYAHAGGYNPPIVVIHGNQVKDLPDSYKRYLMNYFRRSLNVMGTPIRIQFKEGDNPYAGKRNLLTPTQQRKRKRLMAHLKKNKK; encoded by the coding sequence ATGGTACCTGTGGTCGCGCTGGTTGGGCGTCCCAATGTGGGAAAATCTACGCTGTTTAACCGCTTAACGCGCACCCGTGATGCGCTGGTGGCGGATTTTCCTGGACTGACTCGCGATCGCAAATATGGTCGCGCCGAAGTGGAAGGGCGCGAATTTATTGTTATTGATACCGGTGGTATCGATGGCACTGAAGAAGGCGTTGAAAACCGCATGGCGGAGCAATCGCTGCTGGCGATTGAAGAAGCGGATGTGGTGCTGTTCCTGGTGGATGCCCGCGCGGGTGTGATGCCAGCCGATCAGCAGATCGCCAATCATCTGCGTTCACGTCAGAAAGCGACTTTCCTGGTGGCGAACAAAACTGACGGTCTCGATCCCGAAGCGGCAGTGCTGGATTTCTACGCACTCGGCTTGGGGGAAATTCACGCTATTGCGGCTTCCCATGGTCGTGGTGTGACTTCGCTGCTGGAGACGGCATTGCTGCCGTGGATGGACGAAGTGGCCCCGCTGGAAGTCAGCGAAGAAGATGAGAACGAAGCCTATTGGGCGGCGTTAGCGGCAGAAGAAAACGGCGAGGAGCTGGAGGAAGAGGAAGAAGATGATTTCGACCCGACCACGCTGCCGATCAAACTGGCGATTGTTGGCCGTCCTAACGTAGGTAAGTCAACGCTTACTAACCGTATTCTGGGTGAAGACCGTGTGGTGGTGTATGACATGCCAGGCACCACGCGTGACAGCATCTACATCCCGATGGAACGTGACGATCGTGAATATATTCTGATCGACACCGCCGGTGTGCGTAAACGAGGCAAAATCACCGACACCGTAGAGAAATTCTCGGTGATCAAAACCTTGCAGGCGATTGAAGACGCCAACGTCGTGATGCTGGTGATTGATGCGCGTGCCGGGATTTCTGACCAGGATCTGTCGCTGTTGGGCTTTATCCTGAATAGTGGGCGCTCACTGGTGATTGTGGTCAACAAATGGGATGGCCTGTCGCAGGAAGTGAAAGATGAAGTGAAAGAGACGCTGGATTTCCGTCTCGGCTTTATCGACTTCGCGCGTGTGCACTTTATCTCGGCGCTGCACGGCAGCGGCGTGGGTAACCTGTTTGAGTCAGTGACGGAAGCTTACGATTGTTCCACCAAGCGTGTGAATACCTCGATGCTGACGCGCATCATGAACATGGCTGCTGAAGACCATCAGCCACCGTTGGTGCGTGGTCGCCGCGTGAAGCTCAAATATGCGCATGCCGGTGGTTATAACCCGCCGATTGTGGTGATTCACGGCAACCAGGTGAAAGACCTGCCGGATTCCTACAAGCGCTATCTGATGAACTATTTCCGTCGCTCATTGAACGTAATGGGTACGCCAATTCGTATCCAGTTCAAAGAGGGGGATAACCCTTATGCAGGCAAACGTAACCTGCTGACGCCAACGCAGCAGCGTAAACGTAAGCGTCTGATGGCGCACCTGAAAAAGAACAAGAAATAA
- the bamB gene encoding outer membrane protein assembly factor BamB, translating into MELRKYLLPGLISVTLLSGCSLFSGEEDVVKMAPLPKVENQFTPQTAWSTSVGDGVGDFYSNLHPAWQDGTVYAADRFGIVKALDASNGKEKWKVNLSEKTGFFSKNISALLSGGVTANGDHIFIGSERGQVYALNTSDGSIAWQTKVAGEALSRPVVSDGLVLIHTSNGQLQGLDQATGAIKWSVNLDMPALSLRGESAPAVAFGGAIVGGDNGRVSAVIMNQGQLIWQQRISQPSGATEIDRLNDVDTTPVIVNGVVYALAYNGNLTALDLRSGQIIWKREIGGVKDLIVDGGRIYLVDQNDRVDALNADGGVAIWRQSELLHRNLTSPVLFDGYLVVGDSEGYVHWINTLDGRFVAQQKLDSSGFQTEPVVAGDKLLIQSKDGEVYAISR; encoded by the coding sequence ATGGAATTACGTAAATACCTGCTGCCAGGGCTGATTTCAGTCACCCTGCTCAGCGGTTGCTCGCTGTTCAGCGGCGAAGAAGATGTAGTGAAAATGGCCCCGCTGCCGAAGGTAGAAAACCAGTTTACGCCGCAGACCGCGTGGAGCACCTCGGTGGGCGACGGTGTGGGTGATTTCTACTCTAATCTGCATCCGGCCTGGCAGGATGGCACTGTCTACGCGGCTGACCGCTTTGGCATTGTGAAAGCGCTCGATGCCAGCAACGGCAAAGAAAAATGGAAAGTGAATCTCTCTGAGAAGACCGGCTTCTTCTCGAAAAACATCTCTGCACTGCTGTCCGGTGGCGTGACTGCTAACGGCGATCACATCTTTATTGGTAGTGAACGCGGTCAGGTTTATGCGCTGAATACCAGCGATGGCAGCATTGCCTGGCAGACCAAGGTTGCGGGTGAAGCGTTATCGCGTCCGGTGGTCAGCGATGGTCTGGTACTGATTCATACCAGCAACGGTCAGTTGCAGGGGCTGGATCAGGCCACCGGTGCCATCAAGTGGAGCGTCAACCTTGATATGCCAGCCCTGTCGCTGCGTGGTGAATCTGCACCCGCGGTCGCCTTTGGCGGTGCGATTGTTGGCGGTGACAATGGTCGCGTCAGTGCAGTGATCATGAATCAGGGGCAGCTGATTTGGCAGCAGCGCATTTCGCAGCCAAGCGGGGCGACCGAGATTGATCGTCTGAACGACGTTGATACCACCCCGGTGATCGTCAATGGCGTGGTTTATGCACTGGCGTACAACGGTAACCTGACGGCGCTGGATCTGCGTTCTGGTCAGATTATCTGGAAACGCGAAATCGGTGGCGTGAAAGACCTGATTGTTGATGGTGGCCGTATTTACCTGGTTGACCAGAATGATCGCGTCGATGCCCTGAATGCGGATGGCGGTGTCGCGATCTGGCGTCAAAGTGAGTTGCTGCATCGCAACCTGACTTCTCCGGTGCTGTTTGACGGCTACCTGGTGGTCGGTGACAGCGAAGGCTACGTGCACTGGATCAACACGCTGGATGGTCGCTTTGTGGCCCAGCAGAAACTTGACAGCTCCGGCTTCCAGACCGAACCGGTAGTGGCAGGCGACAAGCTGCTGATCCAGTCGAAAGACGGTGAGGTTTACGCCATTTCCCGTTAA
- a CDS encoding YfgM family protein — translation MEVYSNENEQVDALRRFFANNGKALAVGVIIGIAALGGWRFWASHEAGNDKAASAEYQKLTSAMQADKPQTLEAVASFASENNNTYGALASLDLAKQYVETNQLDKAIALLQSGLKDTKDANLQAVINLRLARIQLQQNQADAALSTLNNVKGDGWTAIVADIRGEALLSKGDKQGARDAWSKGAESQASPALKQMLQMKMNNLS, via the coding sequence GTGGAAGTTTACAGCAACGAAAACGAACAGGTTGATGCGCTGCGTCGCTTTTTTGCCAACAATGGCAAGGCACTGGCGGTAGGCGTTATCATCGGTATCGCGGCATTAGGTGGCTGGCGTTTTTGGGCCAGTCATGAAGCCGGAAACGACAAAGCAGCCTCTGCGGAGTATCAGAAGCTGACCAGCGCCATGCAGGCTGATAAGCCGCAAACGCTGGAAGCGGTTGCCAGTTTTGCCAGTGAAAACAACAACACCTACGGTGCTCTGGCGTCTCTGGACCTGGCGAAGCAGTACGTTGAGACCAATCAGCTGGACAAAGCCATTGCTCTGTTACAGAGCGGGCTGAAAGATACTAAAGATGCCAATCTGCAGGCGGTCATTAACCTGCGTCTGGCACGCATTCAATTGCAACAAAATCAGGCCGATGCCGCACTTTCGACCCTCAACAATGTTAAGGGTGATGGCTGGACAGCTATCGTAGCGGACATTCGTGGTGAAGCGCTGCTGAGCAAAGGCGACAAGCAGGGCGCGCGTGATGCCTGGAGCAAAGGTGCGGAGTCGCAAGCTTCTCCGGCACTGAAGCAAATGTTGCAGATGAAGATGAATAACTTAAGTTAA
- the hisS gene encoding histidine--tRNA ligase — MAKNIQAIRGMNDYLPADTAIWQRIEGTLKQVLASYGYSEIRLPIVEQTPLFSRAIGEVTDVVEKEMYTFEDRNGESLTLRPEGTAGCVRAGIEHGLLYNQEQRLWYMGPMFRYERPQKGRYRQFHQMGAEVFGLQGPDVDAELIMMTARWWKALGIADHVELELNSIGSLEARANYRDALVAFLEQHKDVLDEDCKRRMYTNPLRVLDSKNPDVQQLLNDAPTLGDFLDEDSRAHFSGLCALLDDAGIQYRINQRLVRGLDYYNRTVFEWVTSALGSQGTVCGGGRYDGLVEQLGGRPTPAVGFAMGMERLVLLVQAVNPEFEPTRIVDVYVIASGQGVQSAAMQLAEKLRDADPQLKLMTNFGGGNFKKQFARADKWGARIALVLGEDEVATGQVVIKDLRTGDQQTLAQSEAAATLRTLLQ; from the coding sequence GTGGCGAAGAATATTCAAGCGATTCGCGGGATGAACGATTACCTGCCAGCTGACACAGCAATCTGGCAACGTATCGAAGGCACGCTCAAGCAGGTGCTGGCCAGCTATGGTTACAGTGAAATCCGCCTGCCGATCGTTGAGCAGACCCCGTTGTTCAGCCGCGCGATTGGTGAAGTCACCGACGTGGTTGAAAAAGAGATGTACACCTTTGAGGACCGCAATGGTGAAAGCCTGACGCTGCGTCCGGAAGGTACGGCGGGCTGTGTGCGCGCCGGTATTGAACACGGCTTGCTGTATAACCAAGAGCAGCGTCTGTGGTACATGGGACCGATGTTCCGTTACGAGCGTCCACAGAAAGGCCGTTATCGCCAGTTCCACCAGATGGGTGCAGAAGTGTTTGGTCTGCAAGGGCCGGACGTTGATGCAGAGCTGATTATGATGACCGCGCGCTGGTGGAAAGCGCTGGGTATCGCCGATCATGTCGAGCTGGAGCTGAACTCTATCGGTTCACTGGAAGCGCGTGCTAACTATCGTGACGCCCTGGTGGCCTTCCTTGAACAGCACAAAGACGTGCTGGACGAAGATTGCAAACGCCGCATGTACACCAATCCGCTGCGTGTACTCGACAGCAAGAACCCGGATGTCCAGCAGCTGTTGAATGATGCGCCGACGCTGGGTGACTTCCTCGATGAAGACTCACGCGCGCATTTCAGCGGCTTGTGTGCGTTGCTCGACGATGCCGGTATCCAATACCGCATCAATCAACGTCTGGTGCGTGGCCTCGACTATTACAACCGTACCGTGTTTGAGTGGGTAACCAGTGCACTGGGCTCACAAGGCACGGTATGCGGTGGTGGTCGCTATGATGGCCTGGTGGAGCAACTGGGCGGACGCCCGACGCCAGCCGTTGGTTTTGCCATGGGCATGGAGCGTTTGGTGTTGCTGGTTCAGGCAGTTAACCCAGAATTTGAACCGACGCGCATTGTTGATGTCTATGTTATCGCTTCGGGGCAGGGCGTGCAGTCCGCCGCGATGCAGCTGGCGGAAAAACTGCGTGATGCTGACCCACAATTGAAGCTGATGACTAACTTCGGTGGTGGTAACTTCAAGAAGCAGTTTGCCCGTGCAGATAAGTGGGGCGCGCGCATTGCGCTGGTGCTGGGTGAAGATGAAGTGGCAACCGGGCAGGTGGTGATTAAAGACCTGCGTACCGGTGATCAGCAGACGCTGGCCCAGAGTGAAGCCGCCGCGACGTTGCGCACGCTGTTGCAGTAA
- the ispG gene encoding flavodoxin-dependent (E)-4-hydroxy-3-methylbut-2-enyl-diphosphate synthase: MHNEAPIIRRKSTRIYVGKVPVGDGAPIAVQSMTNTRTTDVEATVNQIKALERVGVDIVRVSVPTMDAAEAFKLIKQQVNVPLVADIHFDYRIALKVAEYGVDCLRINPGNIGNNERIRQVVDCARHYNIPIRIGVNAGSLEKDLQEKYGEPTPQALLESAMRHVDHLDRLNFDQFKVSVKASDVFLAVESYRLLAKAIDQPLHLGITEAGGARAGAVKSAIGLGLLLSEGIGDTLRISLAADPVEEVKVGYDILKSLRIRSRGINFIACPTCSRQEFDVIGTVNALEERLEDIITPMDVSIIGCVVNGPGEATVSTLGVTGGNKKSGFYEDGVRQRDRLDNQDMIDQLEARIRAKASMLDESRRINVQQLEK, from the coding sequence ATGCATAACGAAGCACCCATTATCCGTCGCAAATCAACGCGGATTTACGTCGGCAAGGTGCCAGTCGGCGATGGTGCGCCTATTGCCGTTCAGTCGATGACCAACACCCGCACCACGGATGTTGAAGCGACGGTCAATCAGATCAAGGCGCTGGAGCGCGTGGGCGTTGATATCGTCCGTGTCTCGGTGCCCACGATGGATGCGGCGGAAGCCTTCAAACTGATTAAGCAACAGGTCAATGTGCCGCTGGTGGCGGATATTCACTTTGACTACCGTATTGCACTGAAAGTCGCCGAATACGGTGTCGATTGTCTGCGTATTAACCCCGGCAATATCGGCAACAACGAGCGTATTCGTCAGGTGGTGGACTGCGCGCGTCACTACAATATCCCGATCCGTATCGGGGTGAACGCCGGTTCTCTGGAAAAAGATTTGCAGGAAAAGTACGGCGAGCCAACGCCGCAGGCGCTGCTCGAATCGGCGATGCGTCATGTGGATCACCTCGATCGTCTCAACTTTGATCAGTTCAAGGTCAGCGTCAAAGCCTCGGATGTCTTCCTCGCGGTGGAATCTTATCGCCTGCTGGCGAAAGCCATCGACCAGCCGCTGCATCTCGGTATTACCGAAGCGGGCGGCGCACGTGCCGGGGCGGTGAAATCCGCCATTGGTTTAGGATTGCTGCTGTCTGAAGGTATCGGCGATACCCTGCGTATTTCGCTGGCGGCCGATCCGGTAGAAGAGGTTAAGGTCGGTTACGACATCCTCAAATCACTGCGTATTCGTTCGCGTGGCATTAACTTTATTGCCTGCCCGACCTGCTCACGTCAGGAATTTGACGTGATCGGCACGGTGAATGCGCTGGAAGAGCGTCTTGAGGACATCATCACGCCGATGGATGTATCGATCATTGGTTGTGTGGTGAATGGCCCTGGTGAAGCGACGGTCTCGACGTTGGGCGTGACCGGTGGCAACAAGAAAAGTGGTTTCTACGAAGATGGCGTGCGTCAGCGCGATCGTCTCGATAATCAGGACATGATCGACCAGCTGGAGGCGCGCATCCGCGCCAAAGCATCGATGCTGGACGAAAGCCGTCGCATCAACGTGCAGCAGCTGGAAAAATAA
- the rodZ gene encoding cytoskeleton protein RodZ, whose amino-acid sequence MNTEATQEKSAVHSTGERLRLAREQMGLTQQNVAERLCLKLSTVRDIEEDKSPADLASTFLRGYIRSYARLVHVPEDDLLPMMAKQAPVRAAKIEPMQSFSLGKRRKKRDGWLMIFTWLVIFVVIGLTGAWWWQNHKASQDELVSMADQNGSNSSDNSQSIPLGDNSSDASADADSNGAGTPVDNGAGAVATPDSATNTPAQASNAPAATSAPATATQGNDNAVVSPSQAPVDTTPPPATSPAPANSVAGQLPTGGAGVSQASSDPNALVMNFSADCWLEVTDASGKKLFSGLQRSGGKLSLAGQPPYRLKIGAPAAVQVQYQNQPVDLSRFIRNNQVARLTVGAQ is encoded by the coding sequence ATGAATACTGAAGCCACTCAAGAGAAATCTGCAGTACATTCCACAGGTGAACGCCTGCGACTGGCCCGTGAGCAGATGGGGCTGACCCAGCAAAACGTCGCGGAACGCCTGTGCCTGAAACTTTCCACCGTGCGTGATATTGAAGAGGACAAGTCGCCAGCCGATTTAGCCTCGACGTTCCTGCGCGGTTACATTCGATCCTATGCACGTCTGGTGCATGTGCCGGAAGACGATCTGCTGCCGATGATGGCGAAGCAGGCACCGGTACGTGCGGCCAAAATCGAGCCGATGCAGAGCTTCTCCTTGGGTAAACGCCGTAAGAAACGCGATGGCTGGCTGATGATCTTCACCTGGCTGGTGATCTTCGTCGTTATCGGGTTGACCGGTGCCTGGTGGTGGCAGAACCATAAAGCCTCCCAGGATGAGTTGGTCTCCATGGCTGACCAGAACGGCAGCAACAGTAGCGATAACAGCCAATCGATCCCGCTGGGCGATAACAGCAGCGACGCCAGCGCCGATGCCGACAGCAACGGTGCAGGTACGCCAGTGGATAATGGCGCGGGTGCCGTGGCGACGCCGGACAGTGCGACCAACACGCCAGCACAGGCCAGCAATGCGCCAGCGGCCACGTCTGCACCGGCTACAGCCACGCAAGGTAATGATAATGCAGTGGTTTCTCCCAGTCAGGCTCCGGTAGATACCACCCCGCCGCCCGCCACCTCTCCGGCACCGGCCAATAGCGTGGCTGGTCAGCTGCCAACCGGTGGCGCAGGCGTAAGCCAGGCTTCGAGCGATCCGAACGCACTGGTCATGAACTTCAGCGCCGACTGCTGGCTGGAAGTGACCGACGCGAGCGGTAAAAAACTGTTCAGCGGCCTGCAACGTAGCGGCGGTAAACTCAGCCTCGCCGGTCAGCCTCCGTATCGTCTGAAAATTGGGGCTCCTGCCGCTGTACAGGTGCAATATCAGAATCAGCCCGTTGATTTAAGTCGTTTTATCCGTAATAACCAGGTTGCTCGTCTGACTGTGGGTGCGCAATAA
- the pilW gene encoding type IV pilus biogenesis/stability protein PilW, whose protein sequence is MSKGLPAVLLAGFVVTGCVSEPARQNAADIRLQLGLHYLAAQDFSSAQRNLLRAQQAAPHDYRVPLALARVAQAQQNIAQTRWYYQRAQQLAPANGYVANNYGAFLCGLRQYDESHQQFKLAADAQEPDARHDALLFSGYCYLQAEDDAAARKQLTLALDEAPEQGSQLLAEAEKQFDRQAWNKVSLLLEVYHHRLPASADSLWLQIRFAAQQGNAADVTRYGDRLARSFPQSIQYQRYLANEY, encoded by the coding sequence ATGAGTAAGGGATTACCGGCAGTGTTATTAGCAGGCTTTGTTGTAACCGGTTGTGTCAGTGAACCTGCGCGTCAGAACGCGGCAGATATCCGCCTGCAGTTGGGATTGCACTATCTGGCCGCGCAGGATTTTTCATCCGCGCAGCGTAATTTGCTGCGAGCACAACAAGCTGCACCACATGACTATCGTGTGCCTCTGGCGCTTGCACGTGTGGCTCAGGCGCAGCAAAATATCGCGCAAACGCGTTGGTACTACCAGCGTGCGCAGCAACTGGCTCCTGCCAACGGCTACGTCGCTAACAATTACGGTGCGTTTCTTTGCGGTTTGAGGCAGTATGACGAATCGCATCAACAGTTTAAGTTAGCGGCTGATGCGCAGGAACCCGACGCTCGTCACGATGCATTATTATTTTCGGGCTATTGTTACCTGCAAGCTGAAGATGATGCCGCCGCGCGAAAGCAATTAACGCTCGCGCTGGATGAAGCGCCGGAGCAGGGCAGTCAACTGCTGGCGGAGGCGGAAAAGCAATTTGATCGGCAAGCGTGGAACAAGGTTTCACTGCTCTTAGAGGTTTACCACCACAGGCTGCCTGCCAGTGCAGACAGTTTATGGTTACAGATACGTTTCGCCGCGCAACAGGGAAACGCTGCTGACGTTACACGTTATGGCGACCGGTTGGCGCGAAGTTTTCCACAATCGATACAGTACCAGCGTTATTTAGCTAATGAATACTGA